The following nucleotide sequence is from Arenicella chitinivorans.
AATATAAATACCAAGCCGATAGCAAACAGCCATTTTTGGAAAACAATGCAGAGAATCAGCCCCACCATAGCGATACATTGCAAATTATTAACTAAAGCCTGAACTCTATAACATCCGTCACACCAAGCATCTGAATAAGGATGACATCCGGGTGCATGTTGCAAATGTCCTTGTGCGCCACATATGGAACAAATGCCACAAAATCCAGGCTTTACGCCTTGCTTTTGTAGTGTTGCGGGCGATTTTTCCCAGAGACTACAATAGCAATTCCTATTTTTAATTTTCATACGCTTAATTGTTCACACACATAACGCCAAGTGCAGCTGCAGTTTGGGCGGGGCGGAGCTTTGTGTAAACTGGCGCAGCCATACACAAAGTGAAGCACCGCCCAAACTGTCAGCTGGCACGCCTTGTTAAAACGTTTGTGATTAAAGATCGCGTACAACACGAAATCCATAGTCGACGGTACGGAAACTTGCTTCGTCTTTATTTCGGTAGCTCGATGTGATACCGACTGGCTGGCTTGCCCACGAGGCACCTCTTAATGTGCGCTCTTTACATTCTGCATTTATATGATCTAATGGGTCAGCACTTATGTCTTCGAGGTTCGGTTTATAGCAGTCCAACACCCATTCCCAAACATTCCCATACGCATCATATAGGCCGAAACCGTTTGGAGGAAACTTGCCAACAGGAGATGTTGTGAGATAACCATCATCACATGTTGATACAGCAGTATCTGCGCCCCATGCTTTGATCATTTGATAATCCGCGTGATTAATATATTGGCAGACAGTAGTGGCGTCATTTCCGTAATAATATTTACCTTCTGATCCACCACGCGCCGCAAACTCCCACTCAGCCTCTGTGGGTAAGCGATATCTAAACCCGGTTTCCGCTGTAAGCCACTTCGTATATGCTTGAGCGTCGTTCCAGCTAACACAAACAACAGGATGGCTTTCATCCTGATTTAGTCTATTAGTTTTCCAGTTTTCAGTTGGCAGCCATCCAATTGAGAGATCTGTTTTAATACCCCAGCACCCTTCGTCAGAACGCATTTCTGCCTCTGTAACATATCCCGTAGTAGCTACAAAGGTTTGAAACGATCCGACGGTAATTGGATACTTCGACATGGCGATAGGGTTTTTGAGAGAAATTATTTGTTCTGGTTTCTCGTCAGCTCGTCCATCACCTATCAGATCACCCATTTTAAACTGTCCCAGCGGTATCAGCTTCATTATTGGGCAGTCGTTACAATCGGTAAACTCAGAAGAATGGGAATTTTGATTAACCGGATGGATACATGATGTCAATACGGCTCCACCTAAAAAGATCAAACTAAATTTAATTGTGCTCATGAGCTCCCTATGGTTTTAACGATATGTGTTCAGTGGCGTGCCGACAGGCGCGTCCATCTGCAAGTTCTTGTTAGGTCTCAAAGCACTCCTTTCTTCCAGTTTATCGCTTACTTTGCTACTACTTTCGCTTATGGCCATCTTTCTATCCTAATTTTGATTTCCAAGTAATAGGCAAAAAATAGTGAGGCGGGCCTTCCCTGCTTAGCCGTGAGACGGACCTCAACGTCTGATTGAACCACGGGTCACCAGCGTGAGGTCCGTCTCACGGTAACATCGAAAGGCGGGTTTGGCCAGCTTCCTTATTGTCTTTTAATTTAGCAACCTAGGGCGATACACACAGCCTTTTGATGAACTTCATTTAGAACAGCATTATTAAATGATGCTCCTCGGTCATGAGCTGTAGTAGACCTGACGCCGCGAACACGGGCGCGGGCACCGCGTCCGAGCGAAGCGGCAGTGTTTTGCCTTGTTATAGCTCATTTATTGATCGGCCCATTTCTTAAGTACACCACTAATTCTCGAATCATTTTTAATCAATACTTCTTTAAATATTCCAAACACTACTTCATCAAAGCCTTTTTCTAAAACTTCCACTCTAGGCAGCGTTTCTAACAACCAATCGAAGCCATCCACTACGAGTGGGTACTTATCCTTATACGTTAAGATCGCTTGATCTTCTAGGCTCACCAAAAGCCCACAAACTATATAGTCGGTTTCTCTATTGATCTTTATGAAGAGAAGAAACCTATTTGAATGCTGGGGATCAAGGCTAATCAAATATTCTGAAAACTGACTTTCATCATTAACGATACTACCCGAGTAGGACTCATGAACTTTTAAGCACTCGTTGCATTGAGCGTCAATTGTTCGATGGTCTTCGATTACCTTCATATCTCTAAGTAGCTATAACACCTTAATTCTGTGCATGCGCGTATGCACGGGACATGGGTTCTGAGCTTTGCTTTGCAAGTTACTGTTTTTGCTGTCTTAACGTTCAATACCAATCTCCTTTGATTCCGTGTAAATGAGCGTGCTCACTAATTATGGTAACAGTGCGCATTATCCTAGACAACGAATTTATAAATCCTTGTTTATCAATGCATTTTTTAAGTGATATAAAAATATGCGCGCGCAGATATTCTCGTGTGAGGCTTAAGAAGGACTTGGTTTTATAAATATACTGTTTAAATATACAGCACTATGAATAATTGGTAATGAAGCCTGAGAGTCCTGTTATGGAATCTATTCAGTACTAGAGAAGAATCCGAGTCGATTTAGTCTCGTGCAGATTTTTGTTCGGCAGCTATTTTTGCGCAACCAACTTAAGGCCAAATATCAATTAGGAATGATTGTAATAAGAGAGAACAAGGAATGGTGCCCGGGGCCGGACTTGAACCGGCACGGTGTTGCCACCGACGGATTTTAAGTCCGTTGCGTCTACCAATTTCGCCACCCGGGCCAACGGGATACATGTGCAGGGATTGGCTCCCTATCCAAATTTTTCATTGCAGCTTGTTGCAAGCTGCTGTCTACCACAACGTCACCCGGGCCAACGGGATACATGTGCAGGGATTGGCTCCCTATCCAAATTTTTCATTGCAGCTTGTTGCAAGCTGCTGTCTACCACAACGTCACCCGAGCCAACGGGATACATGTGCAGGGATTGGCTCCCTATCCAAATTTTTTATAGCAGCTTATTGCAAGCTGCCGGTGCCGCGTTTTTTGCGGGCTTTAGATTGCCACGTCGCTTCGCTCCTCGCAATGACGAGTATTTAGCTCCGCCTTTCGCAATCACGGGGGAGATATTTCACTCCTCGCAATGGCGAGCGGTTAGCGTTGGCTGCTCGCACAAAAACGAAAGCTTTGCCACTTCGCAATGGCAAGGTGTCGACTTGACGCTCCCCGCATTGACGAGGTGGACGCCTTGGCCGCCGATCACTTAGTGATCTTTGTACAAAGCATTGGAGGCTCGAGCCGGAGTCGAACCGGCGTACACGGCTTTGCAGGCCGCTGCATAACCACTCTGCCATCGAGCCAATGCAATGAGGCTAATTTTAGCCAAAAAAATAGGGTAAAGAGAACTTTTCTTTACCCTATTCTACTTCGTCCAACATCGGGCCTTGATTTCTCTTGGCCAATGTTTTCTGCGCGGTTCGGGCGTTGCCGATCGTGATTTGCATCACCGCGATTGAAACTTGGAGCGGGAAACGAGATTCGAACTCGCGACCCCAACCTTGGCAAGGTTGTGCTCTACCACTGAGCTATTCCCGCTTGAGTGGCGCTATTATATGCAGATGAATTAACTAGTCAATCATTGATTTCAGATTTATTTCAAAAATTTTTGATTGGCCTAATCATGTTGCACAGCCTTATAGGCAGCGCGCAAGTAAATGCTCATTGACCAGATCGTCAGAACCCCTGCTGCATACAGCATGAGCTCGCCAATCAGTAAAATAGGCAGACCGATGAAGTCGTGTTGGAACAGCAAACAGCCGATGGCACCCATTTGAATCCCGGTTTTGTACTTGCCGACCACAGACACCGCCACGTTGGCGCGCTTACCGATTTCAGCCATCCATTCTCGCAAAGCCGATACGGTGATTTCACGGCTAATGATAATGATGACCGTGATGATGAACAGCAACTCGTTCAATAAACCACGCTGCAATTCGACATTACTCACCACCAGTAACAACATCGTGGAGACTAGCAATTTGTCGGCCACGGGATCGAGAAAGGCCCCCAGTTTACTAGTTTGGTTCCATTTACGGGCCAGATAGCCGTCGAGTGCGTCACTGATGCCGGCCAAGGTAAAAATTATGGTGCAGTACCAGTTTCCAAAACGAACGTCGGAAAAGTAAATGATCGCGATCAACGGAATCGCGATTATTCGAAACAAAGTTAAGCAATTGGGTATGGTTAGGCTCATGTTCGGCATCAACCGGAAGTGATGTTTAAGTGTGCTCTCTAAGGCGCGAGTTTACCATTAATGCGCCATAGCTGTTGAACAGACATATGGATAGACGGCATTATTTTTTCAAGTGCTGGTAGATTTTGTTCGCTAAATCCGCGTTAATACCTGGCACTTTCATCAGATCCTTGACCCCTGCCTGTTGAATGCCTTGCAAACCACCAAAATGCTTGAGCAGCGCCTGCCGACGTTTGGCCCCCACACCGGCCACCTCTTGCAACACCGATTGGGTTTGCGCCTTGCCACGCCGAGCGCGGTGTCCGGTGATAGCAAATCGATGCGCTTCGTCGCGAATTTGTTGCACCAAATGCATGGCCAGTGAGTTGGCGGGTAGTTTTATGCCCATTGATTGCCCTTCAACAAACAAGGTTTCCAAGCCTGGTTTTCGCCCCTCCCCTTTCGCCACGCCAACGAGCCGCACGTTGTTGATCTGTAATTCGCGCATAATCTCCGCGGCCGATGACAACTGCCCTTTACCACCGTCGATCAGTAATACGTCGGGCAGTTTGCCCTCTTCTTTCAATACGCGCTGGTAGCGGCGCTGAATCGCCTGACGCATCGCGGCGTAATCATCACCGGGTGTGATGCCTTTAATGTTGTAACGGCGGTAATCGGACTTGGTGATGCCCTTTTCGGTGAACACCACGCAGCTGGCCACGGTTTGCTCGCCTTGGGTGTGGCTAATATCAAAACACTCAATGCGTTTGATGGGTTCGTCGGTGTCAAACACTTTGGCAAAGGCTTGCAGACGTCCGGCGACACTTTCTTTTTCTGACAAGTGCCGCTTTAGACGCTCGCTCACATTCAGTTGCGCCATTTGCAGCCAGTCTCGACGGTGTCCTCGCACAGAGTGCACGATCGCGACTTTTCGATCCGATTGCTCGGTCAGCCAGCCAGCAAGACTGTCAGTGTCATCGAGTGCCACGCCGACAATGATTTCTTTTGGGGCCGGACGACGATGATAATACTGGCTGATAAAAGCACTGAGGATTTCGGCTTCGGTAAAATCGAGTGGCACCTTAGGAAAATGTCCATTACTGCCGCTATGACGACCGCCACGAATAAACGTGACCTCCACACACACCTTGCCGTGCAAACTGGCCACGGTGATGATGTCGATGTCACTGTGACCCGATGTGATGGCTTGATGTGACTGCACACGCCGAAGTGCGTTGATACGATCCCGCCATCCAGCTGCTTCCTCAAACTTTAATTGCTTGGAAGCCTGCTCCATATTGCGTTGCAGCAGTGTATTTAATGATTCGTCTTTGCCTTGCAAGAATAAACCGGCCAGATCAACATCCTTGCCATACGCTTCTTGCGAGATCAGCCCGACGCACGGGCCGCTACAGCGCTTGATTTGATATTGCAAACATGGTCGCGAGCGATTGCTGAAAAACACGTCATCACACTGACGCACCGGCAGCACTTTTTGCAGCAGCGCCAGCGTTTCGCGGATCGCAGTCACGCCTGGGTACGGCCCAAAATAGCGCCCCGGCTCGCTGCGGTCACCGCGATAAAAACTCAAACGCGGATACTCATGCGAGTCATCAATATGAATAAATGGGTAGCTTTTGCTGTCGCGCAGCAGAATGTTGTAGCGTGGCTTATGTTTTTTGATTAAGTTGGACTCGAGAATCAGCGCTTCGTTCTCGGTGTGTGTTACCACCACCTGAATGTCGTCCACTTTTTGCATCATGGCTGCGGTTTTGATCGGCAAGCCGGTGGCACGAAAATAGCTGCTCAAACGCTTTTTAAGATTCTTAGCCTTGCCCACGTACAATAAGGCCCCCTCGGCATCAAACATTTGATAGATGCCGGGCGATTGCCCCACGTGTTGCAAAAAGGTTTTATGATCAAACGCCAAGAGAGAATCCACCAACTAAGTTAAAACTGCTGCATTATAGCGTTATTCCGGCTGGTCTTCCGACGCTCCGTTCACCTATAATCGCGGCTTAATTAATTTCCCAGTACCCTGTTTAAAATGGCAAAAATCTCGGCAAACGAAATTCGACTTGGTGGACTGATTGAGCATCAAGGCAATCTGTGGCGTGTGCTTAAAAAGAGTCACGTAAAGCCTGGTAAAGGTGGTGCTTTCGTTCAATGCGAACTGAAAGACATCATCAATGGCACCAAACTGAATGAGCGCTTCCGTTCGACTGACAAGGTCGAAAAGCCCCACGTGGAACCACGTAAAATGCAGTACTTGTATGCCGACGGTGACACGCATATTTTTATGGACAGCGAAACCTTCGACCAACTCACACTTAATGCGGAAGACATTTCTGAGCAAGCGGGCTATCTGCTGCCAAACACCGATGTGCAAATCAACTTCTATGACGAGACGCCCATCGGCCTAGACTTACCCGCCAACGTGATTCTTGAAGTCGTCGATACCGAAGGTGTGGTCAAAGGTCAAACGGCAGCCAGTGGCGGTAAACCTGCAGAGCTGGAGACCGGCATTCGCATCACGGTGCCCACCTTCGTCAATATCGGCGAAAAAGTAAAAGTAAATACCGAAACTGGGGAATACGTCGAGCGCGCGTAAGCCTCGTATGTGCTTGGCATGACACCGCGTCTGTGAACAGCAACTCGCTCGTCGCGGTGTCGGATGTCCTGGTAGCTCAGCTGGATAGAGCAGCCGCCTCCTAAGCGGCAGGTCGGAGGTTCGAATCCTCTCCAGGACGCCAGCCCGCCCCGCTCTTCAAGGATGAATTAGATGTTGACCCGCCGGTCAGACGCTTGCAGCACGCTCCAATAGCATTGCATCACCGTAGCTAAAGAATCGATACTTCTGCGTAATCGCGTGTTGATACGCCGAACGAATTGTTTCTGGACCCGCGAACGCACTGACTAACATCAACAAGGTTGATTCCGGTAAGTGAAAGTTGGTTTGCAGCAGATCCACTACTTTGAATTGAAATCCTGGGTAGATGAAAATGTCGGTGTCACCAGTAAAAGGGGCGATGAGTGCTGCGTCGCCAGCGGCGCGCGCTGCAGTTTCCAACGATCGTACTACGGTGGTCCCAACCGCAAGCACGCGTCCACCATGCTGTTTCGCCGCAATTATGGCTTTGCAGGCCGCGTCAGAAACTTCGATATACTCAGAGTGCATCACGTGCTCTTCCACTGAATTAACACGGACTGGCTGATAGGTACCAGCTCCAACGTGCAGCGTAATCGTCACAATCTCAACGCCTTTGTCGCGTATTGCCGCCAGCAAGGTGTCGTCATAATGCAAACCGGCGGTTGGCGCGGCCACTGCGCCCTTCTGTTCTGCGAAAACGGTTTGATAGCGCTCCTGATCAGAATGCTCATCGGCACGCTCAATATAGGGCGGCAGCGGCATATGACCAACTCGCTCCAACCAATCAAACAATGAGGCCTGCAAACCATTGACTTGCAGCTCGAAAAAAGTATCTTGCCTGCCCAGCACCGTGAGACGTACCTGGTCGTCCCCGTCGATCATTAGTTTCTGGCCGGGCTTAGGGGCACGACTGGCGCGAATTTGCGCTAACAGAGAGTCTTCACCTGTGACCCGTTCAAGCAGCACTTCAATGCGGCCACCTGATTCCTTTTGTCCAAACATGCGTGCAGGAACAACTTTGGTGTTGTTTAACACCATCACATCGCCTGCGCGCAGCTCGTGCAGTAAATCGCCAAAGCTGGCGTCCATAAAAGGCTGACCTTGGCGCACTTTCAATAAACGGCTGGTACCCCGTTTCTCAGGCGGATATTGTGCGATCAGCTCATCCGGCAAATCGTAAGTAAAGTCGCTAACGTTCATGCGCGCGGATACTATCAGGTCTTCAATCTGAGCACTACAGTCGAACGACAAGCGGACTATTTTCCGTGAACGGCACGACCACCCGGCATCGGCATGGCGTTGTTAACGGGTGGCAAATTCTGCGCTCGCTGACGCCCGATAAACAACAATGGTGCAGACACCACACAAGCTACCACCAGACCAATACTCAGCGCACTTGGAATAGGACTCAACAACGCCAATGTGAACAAAGTGACTAGACGCATCCACTCCAGCACACCGGCAAAATGGCGATTCTCCAACACCGCGCCGATGGAAAAACTACTGAGCAAAACGAACGCCACCAACATAGCGCGTTGTCCTATGGTCATCTCTAAGGCAGCGATCGAAAACAAAATACCCACCGTGGCCGTGGCCGTATATTGAATGATGCTGTACAGCTTCAGTGCGCCAGGAATCTGAATATCGAATTTAACAAAGTCTTCTAACTCATTCTTTTCTAACGGGTATTTATCTACAACATCCGGTGGACGCCAGCCAGTGCGACGAAACCAGATGGTCAGTTTGTGCCACCAGTTACGCGTGTGCACGGCATCCCAGAACAATAGATTGTAGATTTGAAAGTTGACCCAGAGAGGGTTAAATGAACGCACCGCGCCACGAATACCGAAAACCGGTAAATCGTCGTCCAGCTCCTCCTGATACGTGCCGAACAAACGATCCCAAAGAATAAAGACGCCACCGTAATTTTTATCAATATAGACCGTGTTTTGCGCATGGTGCCCGCGGTGGTTTGACGGGGTCACAAAGATCCATTCGTACCAGCCCAATTTACCGACATGACGTGTATGCACCCAAAACTGATAAATCAGATTCAGCGCACCAACAGAGAGAATCATCAGCGGATCAAAACCCAGAATCGCCAGTGGCAAATAGAACACAAAACTCAGTGTGCTGGTGCCAGTTTGTCGCAACGCGGTGGTTAGGTTGTACTCTTCGCTCGAATGATGCACCACATGCGCCGCCCATAGGATATTCACCTCATGGCCCATGCGGTGATTCCAATAGTAACAAAAGTCGTACAACACAAAGGCGAGCGCCCAAGTCCAGATTGAATCCGGCCAAGTGTAGAGCGCCACGCTGTCATACAACATGACGTACACTGTAAACGGGATCAGTTTGTCGATCACGCT
It contains:
- the pgsA gene encoding CDP-diacylglycerol--glycerol-3-phosphate 3-phosphatidyltransferase, yielding MFRIIAIPLIAIIYFSDVRFGNWYCTIIFTLAGISDALDGYLARKWNQTSKLGAFLDPVADKLLVSTMLLLVVSNVELQRGLLNELLFIITVIIIISREITVSALREWMAEIGKRANVAVSVVGKYKTGIQMGAIGCLLFQHDFIGLPILLIGELMLYAAGVLTIWSMSIYLRAAYKAVQHD
- the uvrC gene encoding excinuclease ABC subunit UvrC; the encoded protein is MDSLLAFDHKTFLQHVGQSPGIYQMFDAEGALLYVGKAKNLKKRLSSYFRATGLPIKTAAMMQKVDDIQVVVTHTENEALILESNLIKKHKPRYNILLRDSKSYPFIHIDDSHEYPRLSFYRGDRSEPGRYFGPYPGVTAIRETLALLQKVLPVRQCDDVFFSNRSRPCLQYQIKRCSGPCVGLISQEAYGKDVDLAGLFLQGKDESLNTLLQRNMEQASKQLKFEEAAGWRDRINALRRVQSHQAITSGHSDIDIITVASLHGKVCVEVTFIRGGRHSGSNGHFPKVPLDFTEAEILSAFISQYYHRRPAPKEIIVGVALDDTDSLAGWLTEQSDRKVAIVHSVRGHRRDWLQMAQLNVSERLKRHLSEKESVAGRLQAFAKVFDTDEPIKRIECFDISHTQGEQTVASCVVFTEKGITKSDYRRYNIKGITPGDDYAAMRQAIQRRYQRVLKEEGKLPDVLLIDGGKGQLSSAAEIMRELQINNVRLVGVAKGEGRKPGLETLFVEGQSMGIKLPANSLAMHLVQQIRDEAHRFAITGHRARRGKAQTQSVLQEVAGVGAKRRQALLKHFGGLQGIQQAGVKDLMKVPGINADLANKIYQHLKK
- a CDS encoding sterol desaturase family protein; the protein is MNLILYAVPAFFLLIGLELLAERWRGTNYYRINDSLTSLATGTINQLVSVIDKLIPFTVYVMLYDSVALYTWPDSIWTWALAFVLYDFCYYWNHRMGHEVNILWAAHVVHHSSEEYNLTTALRQTGTSTLSFVFYLPLAILGFDPLMILSVGALNLIYQFWVHTRHVGKLGWYEWIFVTPSNHRGHHAQNTVYIDKNYGGVFILWDRLFGTYQEELDDDLPVFGIRGAVRSFNPLWVNFQIYNLLFWDAVHTRNWWHKLTIWFRRTGWRPPDVVDKYPLEKNELEDFVKFDIQIPGALKLYSIIQYTATATVGILFSIAALEMTIGQRAMLVAFVLLSSFSIGAVLENRHFAGVLEWMRLVTLFTLALLSPIPSALSIGLVVACVVSAPLLFIGRQRAQNLPPVNNAMPMPGGRAVHGK
- a CDS encoding formylglycine-generating enzyme family protein; protein product: MSTIKFSLIFLGGAVLTSCIHPVNQNSHSSEFTDCNDCPIMKLIPLGQFKMGDLIGDGRADEKPEQIISLKNPIAMSKYPITVGSFQTFVATTGYVTEAEMRSDEGCWGIKTDLSIGWLPTENWKTNRLNQDESHPVVCVSWNDAQAYTKWLTAETGFRYRLPTEAEWEFAARGGSEGKYYYGNDATTVCQYINHADYQMIKAWGADTAVSTCDDGYLTTSPVGKFPPNGFGLYDAYGNVWEWVLDCYKPNLEDISADPLDHINAECKERTLRGASWASQPVGITSSYRNKDEASFRTVDYGFRVVRDL
- the efp gene encoding elongation factor P, which produces MAKISANEIRLGGLIEHQGNLWRVLKKSHVKPGKGGAFVQCELKDIINGTKLNERFRSTDKVEKPHVEPRKMQYLYADGDTHIFMDSETFDQLTLNAEDISEQAGYLLPNTDVQINFYDETPIGLDLPANVILEVVDTEGVVKGQTAASGGKPAELETGIRITVPTFVNIGEKVKVNTETGEYVERA
- the queA gene encoding tRNA preQ1(34) S-adenosylmethionine ribosyltransferase-isomerase QueA, coding for MNVSDFTYDLPDELIAQYPPEKRGTSRLLKVRQGQPFMDASFGDLLHELRAGDVMVLNNTKVVPARMFGQKESGGRIEVLLERVTGEDSLLAQIRASRAPKPGQKLMIDGDDQVRLTVLGRQDTFFELQVNGLQASLFDWLERVGHMPLPPYIERADEHSDQERYQTVFAEQKGAVAAPTAGLHYDDTLLAAIRDKGVEIVTITLHVGAGTYQPVRVNSVEEHVMHSEYIEVSDAACKAIIAAKQHGGRVLAVGTTVVRSLETAARAAGDAALIAPFTGDTDIFIYPGFQFKVVDLLQTNFHLPESTLLMLVSAFAGPETIRSAYQHAITQKYRFFSYGDAMLLERAASV